One Pseudomonas fluorescens genomic region harbors:
- a CDS encoding choline sulfate utilization transcriptional regulator, which yields MYEALGDLSLDLLRAFEAAARQRSFTAAAVELGTTQPAISQQIKRLEEQIGTRLFDRIYRGIELTEVGAILFEQISLGLQHIDAGLSAISTQQQHEVLQVATDFAFAAYWLMPRLHRFHEANPHIDVSLVTSERNHNMLRTDIDVAILFGDGRFKQGESHWLFSEEVFPVCSPQLLKNRALPLPVEGLLELPLLHLRGENSSNWFDWSRLFRALGITTAPAPGQLRFDNYTLLIQAAIGGQGVAIGWRHLVDNLLTQGLLCRPIAETTLSRLGYYVVLPQRKRRGVLIQQFVDWLMAEQASSAESLNGSALPSIAV from the coding sequence ATGTATGAAGCTTTGGGGGATCTGTCACTCGATCTGCTGCGCGCCTTCGAGGCTGCCGCTCGCCAGCGCAGTTTTACCGCAGCGGCAGTTGAGCTGGGCACTACGCAACCGGCGATCAGTCAGCAGATCAAACGTCTGGAGGAGCAGATCGGTACGCGGTTGTTTGATCGCATCTATCGGGGCATCGAACTGACTGAGGTCGGTGCGATCCTGTTTGAACAGATCAGCCTCGGTTTGCAGCATATCGACGCGGGATTGAGCGCCATCAGCACGCAGCAGCAACATGAGGTGCTGCAAGTCGCTACGGACTTCGCGTTTGCCGCGTATTGGCTGATGCCGCGCCTGCATCGGTTTCATGAAGCCAACCCGCACATCGATGTCAGCCTGGTCACCAGCGAGCGTAACCACAACATGCTGCGCACCGACATCGACGTGGCGATCCTGTTTGGCGACGGGCGTTTCAAACAAGGCGAGAGTCACTGGCTGTTCAGCGAAGAAGTTTTCCCGGTATGCAGCCCACAGTTGCTCAAAAACCGTGCCCTGCCCTTGCCGGTTGAGGGGCTGCTGGAGTTGCCGCTGTTGCATCTGCGAGGGGAAAACAGCAGCAACTGGTTTGACTGGAGCCGATTGTTCCGTGCGTTGGGCATCACTACCGCGCCGGCGCCGGGGCAATTGCGTTTCGATAACTACACGCTGTTGATTCAGGCGGCGATTGGCGGCCAAGGCGTGGCGATTGGCTGGCGGCACCTTGTGGATAACTTGCTCACCCAAGGATTGCTGTGTCGGCCGATTGCCGAAACTACCCTGTCGCGGTTGGGTTATTACGTGGTGTTGCCGCAGCGCAAGCGGCGCGGGGTTTTGATTCAGCAGTTTGTCGATTGGTTGATGGCGGAGCAGGCGAGCAGCGCGGAGTCGCTCAACGGGTCGGCGCTGCCTTCGATTGCAGTTTGA
- a CDS encoding NAD(P)-dependent oxidoreductase yields the protein MKNAETPTVKVVLYGAMASLGGALMAELLRRQHEVIAILDDLTALAPRPGLRTKSGDLFDAERINQSVAGSTAVICLLDAPGLPFSSDHVERSIVLGPVEQVLAVDALIEGMQLASVPRLFLVGNFAVLDEPELDDRLQRHAAEEIREAVQSSSLQWTLVNAPHGVAGLTIEHFSQVGGNLEPGLAEPLERLNRVAVGIADELRLSLHVGQHVNFVAASDI from the coding sequence ATGAAAAATGCCGAGACCCCAACGGTGAAAGTGGTGCTCTATGGTGCCATGGCCAGCCTGGGTGGCGCATTGATGGCTGAGTTGCTGCGCCGCCAGCATGAAGTCATCGCCATTCTTGACGATCTGACAGCGCTCGCGCCGCGTCCGGGGCTGCGTACCAAAAGTGGTGATCTGTTCGATGCCGAGCGGATCAATCAAAGCGTTGCGGGAAGTACGGCGGTGATTTGCCTGCTGGACGCACCGGGGTTGCCATTCAGCAGCGATCACGTGGAACGGTCCATCGTGTTGGGACCGGTTGAACAGGTGCTGGCAGTCGATGCGCTCATCGAGGGCATGCAGTTGGCCAGTGTCCCGCGTTTGTTTCTGGTAGGAAATTTCGCGGTGCTCGACGAACCGGAGCTGGATGATCGCTTGCAACGTCACGCGGCCGAGGAAATCCGCGAAGCGGTGCAAAGCAGTTCGCTGCAGTGGACGCTGGTGAATGCCCCGCACGGCGTGGCGGGGCTGACGATTGAGCATTTCAGCCAGGTCGGCGGCAATCTGGAGCCGGGGCTGGCCGAACCGCTGGAGCGATTGAACCGGGTAGCGGTGGGGATTGCCGATGAGCTGCGGTTGAGTCTGCATGTGGGGCAGCATGTGAATTTTGTGGCGGCTTCAGATATTTAA
- a CDS encoding DOPA 4,5-dioxygenase family protein, which produces MQAIKGYHAHVYFDANTISQARDLCEQAAQLFPLKMGRVHERPVGPHPDWSCQLAFGPELIGDVLPWLALNRQGLVVFLHPDTGNDLLDHTDHAIWMGAVRPLNLSVF; this is translated from the coding sequence ATGCAAGCGATCAAGGGCTACCACGCTCACGTCTATTTCGACGCCAATACCATCAGCCAGGCGCGCGACCTGTGCGAGCAAGCGGCGCAGTTGTTTCCATTGAAAATGGGCCGGGTTCACGAGCGCCCGGTAGGCCCGCATCCGGACTGGAGCTGCCAATTGGCATTCGGCCCCGAACTGATCGGCGACGTGCTGCCGTGGCTGGCGCTCAATCGACAAGGCTTGGTGGTGTTTTTGCACCCTGACACCGGTAACGACTTGCTCGATCACACCGATCACGCGATCTGGATGGGCGCAGTGCGGCCGCTGAATTTGTCGGTTTTCTAA
- a CDS encoding GFA family protein, with the protein MKASLHRGGCHCGHILYHFSAALQDIAHCHCSVCRKVSGGIVTTWITVPLASFQWLAGTPACYHSSSSCARFFCSNCGAHLALMTSLSPDSIDMTIAMPDQPEHAPAQRHIWTDSRLPWLHLDEYLPGEAAETFA; encoded by the coding sequence ATGAAAGCATCTCTGCACCGCGGCGGCTGCCATTGCGGCCACATTCTTTATCATTTCAGCGCAGCGCTGCAGGACATCGCCCACTGCCATTGCTCAGTCTGCCGCAAGGTCAGCGGCGGCATCGTCACCACGTGGATCACGGTGCCGCTGGCGAGCTTCCAATGGCTGGCGGGAACGCCAGCGTGTTATCACTCGTCCAGCAGTTGCGCGCGGTTTTTCTGCTCGAATTGCGGCGCGCACCTGGCGCTGATGACCTCGCTCAGCCCCGACAGCATCGACATGACCATCGCCATGCCGGATCAGCCGGAACATGCGCCTGCGCAGCGGCATATCTGGACCGACAGCCGATTACCCTGGCTGCATCTGGATGAGTATCTGCCGGGCGAAGCTGCAGAAACTTTTGCTTAG
- a CDS encoding AAA family ATPase, giving the protein MLNSVELDNFGPLQKIRWSKLSNLNVIIGANSSGKTFLLKALYCTMRTLEEYQRGNEQRSAAEILTDKLYWTFQTDKIGDLVTKSADGPLSCKVKVDSREFRYSFGKDTTKSIISLENHVSPRGSNSIFLPPKEVLSLQHIILKSRDIDKDFGFDDTYYDLAKALRLLPTKGKNHAHFAKARENLEEMFGGKVEFDNSTNRWQFKKGNQKFQIGSTAEGIKKIAILDTLLGNRYLTKDSMVFIDEPESALHPVAITKLIDIIVSLSSSGIQFFIASHSYFVIKALYLAAQKQKMSIPVLSSIDGDWTCNDLLKGMPDNPIVDESIRLYEEEVELALG; this is encoded by the coding sequence ATGCTCAATAGCGTTGAATTAGACAATTTTGGTCCATTACAGAAAATCCGTTGGAGCAAGCTCTCAAACCTGAATGTGATCATCGGGGCAAACAGCAGCGGCAAGACCTTTTTGCTGAAGGCGTTGTACTGCACGATGCGGACGCTCGAAGAATATCAACGCGGCAATGAGCAACGATCTGCTGCAGAAATTTTGACGGACAAGCTTTACTGGACGTTTCAGACTGACAAGATAGGCGATCTGGTAACCAAGAGTGCTGACGGCCCACTTTCTTGCAAGGTCAAAGTCGATTCGCGAGAGTTTCGCTACAGCTTCGGCAAGGACACCACCAAAAGCATCATCTCATTGGAAAATCATGTTTCTCCCCGAGGCAGCAATTCGATATTTCTTCCGCCCAAAGAAGTACTGTCACTTCAGCACATCATTCTGAAAAGCCGCGATATCGATAAAGATTTCGGCTTCGATGACACCTATTACGACTTGGCCAAAGCCTTGCGCCTACTGCCTACCAAAGGAAAGAACCATGCGCATTTCGCTAAAGCCCGGGAAAATCTCGAAGAGATGTTCGGCGGCAAGGTAGAGTTCGATAACAGTACTAATCGCTGGCAATTTAAAAAGGGTAATCAGAAGTTCCAGATTGGTTCTACAGCCGAAGGCATCAAAAAAATTGCCATACTCGATACGTTGCTGGGCAACCGTTATCTCACCAAGGACTCCATGGTGTTTATCGACGAACCGGAGTCTGCCTTGCATCCGGTCGCGATCACCAAGCTGATCGATATCATCGTCTCTCTCTCCAGTAGCGGCATTCAATTTTTCATCGCTAGCCACTCGTACTTTGTGATCAAAGCTTTGTATCTCGCAGCGCAAAAACAAAAAATGTCCATCCCGGTTCTGTCATCGATTGACGGAGATTGGACTTGCAATGATCTGCTCAAAGGCATGCCAGACAATCCCATCGTGGACGAATCCATTCGGCTCTACGAAGAGGAAGTGGAGTTGGCTCTGGGATGA
- a CDS encoding CitMHS family transporter translates to MLTFLGFAMVITFMFLIMTKRLSALIALIIIPILFALFGGFAPKIGPMMLEGITKLAPTGVMLMFAILYFALMIDSGLFDPAVRKILKLVKGDPLKVSVGTAVLALVVSLDGDGATTYMICVAAMLPLYSRIGMSPRIMAGLIILAGGVMNMTPWGGPTARAASALHVDPSDIFVPMIPAMAAGVVAILLIAYFYGKRERARLGELHLVGDEIDHSEISVSQFPDARRPKLIWFNAALTFGLMCTLIGGLLPLPVLFMVAFSIAMIVNYPCLQMQKDRVAAHSGSVLAVVGLIFAAGIFTGILSGTGMVDAMSKSLLAVIPDFLGPYLAVITALVSMPFTFFMSNDAFYYGVLPVLAEAASHYGITAVEMARASIVGQPVHLLSPLVPSTYLLVALAGIDFGDHQRFTLKWAILVCICILIAALLLGTFPVFSTL, encoded by the coding sequence ATGCTGACTTTCCTTGGCTTCGCCATGGTCATCACGTTCATGTTCCTGATCATGACCAAGCGCCTGTCCGCGCTGATCGCTCTGATCATCATCCCGATCCTGTTCGCCCTGTTCGGTGGTTTCGCACCGAAGATCGGCCCGATGATGCTCGAGGGCATTACCAAACTGGCGCCGACCGGCGTCATGTTGATGTTCGCCATTCTGTATTTCGCCCTGATGATCGACTCCGGCCTGTTCGATCCGGCCGTGCGCAAGATCCTCAAACTGGTCAAGGGCGACCCGCTGAAGGTTTCGGTCGGCACCGCCGTTCTGGCGCTCGTCGTTTCCCTCGATGGTGACGGCGCGACCACTTATATGATCTGCGTCGCCGCCATGCTGCCGCTGTACAGCCGCATCGGCATGAGCCCGCGGATCATGGCCGGTCTGATCATTCTCGCCGGTGGCGTGATGAACATGACCCCATGGGGCGGACCGACTGCCCGCGCCGCGAGTGCGCTGCATGTCGATCCGTCGGATATTTTCGTGCCGATGATTCCTGCGATGGCTGCCGGCGTCGTGGCGATCCTGCTGATTGCCTACTTCTACGGCAAGCGTGAACGTGCCCGCCTCGGCGAGCTGCACCTGGTCGGCGACGAGATCGATCACAGCGAAATCAGCGTCTCGCAATTTCCCGATGCGCGCCGTCCGAAGCTGATCTGGTTCAACGCCGCGTTGACCTTCGGTCTGATGTGCACGCTGATCGGCGGCCTGCTGCCGCTACCGGTGCTGTTCATGGTGGCGTTCAGTATTGCGATGATCGTCAACTACCCGTGCCTGCAAATGCAGAAGGATCGTGTCGCTGCGCATTCCGGCAGTGTGCTGGCAGTGGTCGGGCTGATCTTTGCGGCCGGTATCTTCACCGGTATCCTGTCGGGCACCGGCATGGTCGATGCGATGTCGAAGAGCCTTTTGGCGGTGATTCCGGATTTCCTCGGCCCTTACCTGGCGGTGATCACGGCGCTGGTGAGCATGCCGTTCACCTTCTTCATGTCCAACGACGCGTTCTACTATGGCGTGTTGCCGGTGTTGGCCGAAGCGGCCAGCCACTATGGGATCACTGCGGTGGAAATGGCCCGTGCCTCGATCGTCGGCCAACCCGTCCACTTGCTGAGCCCGTTGGTGCCGTCGACCTATCTGTTGGTGGCGCTGGCCGGCATCGATTTTGGTGATCACCAGCGTTTCACCCTGAAATGGGCGATCCTGGTGTGTATCTGCATTTTGATTGCTGCACTGCTTTTGGGGACTTTCCCGGTGTTCAGCACTCTATAA
- a CDS encoding TerC family protein — translation MEWLTNPEIWVAFFTLTALEIVLGIDNIIMISILVSRMPKHMQQRTRIFGLALAMITRILLLLSITWVMRLTADLFEVFGQGISGRDLILFFGGLFLLWKSSQEMYHALEGEEDSDDAPSGKGGNFLYTIIQIAIIDIVFSLDSVITAVGMVSHVPVMVAAIIVAVLVMMLASGKISEFIDKHPSLKMLALSFLLVVGTVLIAESFDVHVPKGYVYFAMAFSLAVEAINIKLRGAMAKKKQQKDPVKLR, via the coding sequence ATGGAATGGCTGACCAACCCTGAAATCTGGGTTGCCTTCTTCACCCTGACCGCCCTGGAAATCGTCCTCGGCATCGATAACATCATCATGATCTCGATCCTGGTCAGCCGCATGCCCAAGCACATGCAGCAGCGCACCCGGATCTTCGGTCTCGCCCTGGCGATGATCACGCGGATCCTGTTGCTGCTGTCGATCACCTGGGTCATGCGCCTCACCGCCGATCTGTTCGAAGTGTTCGGCCAGGGCATTTCCGGCCGCGATCTGATCCTGTTCTTCGGTGGCTTGTTCCTGTTGTGGAAAAGCTCGCAAGAGATGTACCACGCGCTGGAAGGCGAAGAAGACAGCGACGACGCGCCTTCGGGCAAGGGCGGCAATTTCCTTTACACCATCATCCAGATCGCGATCATCGACATCGTCTTCTCGCTGGACTCGGTGATCACCGCAGTCGGCATGGTTTCCCATGTACCAGTGATGGTCGCGGCGATTATCGTGGCGGTGCTGGTGATGATGCTGGCTTCGGGCAAGATCAGCGAGTTCATCGACAAGCACCCGTCGCTGAAAATGCTCGCGCTGTCGTTCCTGCTGGTGGTCGGTACCGTGCTGATCGCTGAATCGTTCGATGTGCACGTGCCGAAAGGCTACGTCTACTTCGCCATGGCGTTCTCGCTGGCGGTTGAAGCGATCAACATCAAACTGCGCGGCGCGATGGCGAAAAAGAAACAGCAAAAGGATCCAGTGAAACTGCGCTAG
- a CDS encoding DUF6124 family protein has product MTKITPDPPNIDPEPHDPAIEAQRMKEAADRALDFYLCPGRKQEPATPRKPSSIFLIDPAVDNETLLAHACESLASASIMASDLAGFIDGPQRSSLLGIAQVIMLGELAVNRVLDNLVPPA; this is encoded by the coding sequence ATGACAAAAATCACACCCGATCCGCCCAACATCGATCCAGAACCCCACGACCCCGCCATCGAAGCGCAGCGCATGAAAGAAGCTGCCGATCGCGCCCTCGATTTCTATCTCTGCCCTGGCCGCAAGCAAGAACCCGCCACACCGCGCAAACCCAGCAGCATTTTCCTCATCGATCCCGCCGTGGATAACGAAACCCTGTTGGCGCACGCCTGTGAATCACTGGCGTCGGCGAGCATCATGGCCAGCGATCTGGCCGGGTTCATCGACGGACCACAGCGCAGTTCGTTGTTGGGGATTGCGCAGGTGATCATGCTCGGTGAGCTGGCCGTCAACCGCGTCCTCGACAACCTCGTGCCTCCTGCATAA
- a CDS encoding PAAR domain-containing protein: MSGKPAARVTDPTTCPLPGHGTNPIASGSGDVFFNGLAAARLGDTCTCGQALNGAFSATVFINGKNAMTLDSTASHGGVVIGGSGDVIIGSSHTPAPFIPPLPIVGQPLIEFKAVSAGNGEPIADQGYEIETAEGRIVKGQTNEKGMTQSVATRQPDLAIVRWTA; the protein is encoded by the coding sequence ATGTCTGGAAAACCCGCCGCGCGCGTCACGGACCCGACCACTTGCCCGCTTCCCGGCCACGGCACCAACCCGATTGCCAGTGGTTCGGGCGATGTCTTCTTCAACGGCCTCGCCGCCGCCCGCCTCGGCGACACGTGCACCTGCGGCCAAGCCCTCAACGGCGCCTTCTCCGCCACGGTGTTCATCAACGGCAAAAACGCCATGACCCTCGACAGCACGGCCAGCCACGGCGGCGTCGTGATCGGGGGTTCCGGCGATGTCATCATCGGCAGCTCGCACACGCCCGCGCCGTTCATCCCGCCGCTGCCCATCGTTGGTCAGCCGCTGATCGAATTCAAAGCCGTCAGCGCCGGTAATGGCGAACCCATCGCCGATCAAGGCTACGAAATCGAAACCGCCGAAGGCCGTATCGTCAAAGGCCAGACCAACGAAAAAGGCATGACCCAAAGCGTCGCCACGCGCCAGCCGGACCTGGCCATCGTGCGCTGGACAGCCTGA
- a CDS encoding DUF2515 family protein produces MTAQCIAPDDLDMKKLWDSTCELPTCKRETNTAGPNPKTRVEVPLLTCNCLWRRFQKEAEDWVAPGGVLIADPQARNRKINAAYAQLWLADNRFQWAGLAAFASKQVGCGLIHATKLQTAIAAQKAAQEKLRTAPSETLFEGFGFKFSKTNPEVEQELEKARAANPMPTEDITIGDNPRSVVQQQLDYVYEMLALGNTSLFLDVYPLHRFFMVRGFKEMQACLPLRNKLKGEVLWPISNKVEFGLVQSQVSDTFKAIDEGKISKSVEFMAQHEQINILQPAMYDDAHFAYLMRGTHAGNAVSVVTGIMSGAAEEIQLTLASQCKAPDQRKVAFGSNPLANLADKDQRMEFVIRAATQFDTLLRDPAARAKLTQSITEISKGGGVQ; encoded by the coding sequence ATGACCGCACAATGCATCGCTCCAGACGACCTGGACATGAAAAAACTCTGGGACAGCACTTGCGAGCTGCCCACCTGCAAACGCGAAACCAACACCGCCGGCCCCAACCCGAAAACCCGCGTCGAAGTTCCGCTGCTGACCTGCAACTGCCTGTGGCGCCGCTTTCAGAAAGAAGCCGAAGACTGGGTCGCCCCCGGCGGCGTCCTTATCGCCGACCCCCAGGCCCGCAACCGCAAGATCAACGCTGCGTATGCGCAGTTGTGGCTGGCGGATAATCGATTTCAATGGGCGGGGTTGGCGGCGTTTGCTTCGAAGCAGGTGGGGTGTGGACTGATCCACGCCACCAAACTACAAACCGCCATTGCTGCGCAGAAGGCTGCACAGGAAAAGCTGCGAACCGCCCCATCGGAAACCTTGTTTGAAGGTTTCGGATTCAAGTTCAGCAAAACCAATCCTGAGGTTGAACAAGAGCTGGAAAAAGCCCGAGCGGCGAACCCGATGCCGACCGAGGACATCACTATCGGCGACAACCCGCGCTCAGTGGTTCAGCAGCAGCTGGATTATGTGTATGAGATGTTGGCGCTGGGTAATACATCGCTGTTTCTGGACGTTTATCCGTTGCACCGGTTTTTTATGGTGCGGGGATTCAAAGAGATGCAAGCGTGTCTCCCGCTGCGCAATAAACTCAAAGGCGAAGTGCTATGGCCTATTTCAAACAAAGTGGAATTCGGGCTGGTGCAGTCGCAAGTCAGTGATACGTTCAAAGCTATTGACGAAGGAAAGATTTCTAAAAGTGTTGAGTTCATGGCTCAGCACGAACAAATCAATATTTTGCAGCCAGCGATGTACGACGATGCGCACTTTGCCTACCTGATGCGCGGCACGCACGCAGGCAACGCCGTATCTGTTGTCACCGGAATTATGTCGGGAGCCGCTGAGGAAATTCAGTTGACCCTTGCAAGTCAATGCAAAGCTCCAGACCAAAGAAAAGTCGCATTTGGTAGCAACCCATTGGCTAATTTGGCTGACAAAGATCAGCGGATGGAGTTCGTCATTCGAGCTGCAACTCAGTTCGATACATTGCTCAGAGACCCTGCTGCCCGAGCAAAGCTCACGCAGTCCATAACAGAAATATCCAAGGGTGGAGGAGTTCAGTGA
- a CDS encoding Na/Pi cotransporter family protein, whose translation MLTLLNLLSAVALLIWGTHIVRTGILRVYGTNLRHVIGQNMSRRWLAFVAGIVVTAMVQSSNATAMLVTSFVGQGLMALTPALATMLGADVGTALMARVLTFDLSWLSPLLIFVGVIFFLSRKQTRLGQMGRVSIGLGLIILALQLIVEAAAPITHAQGVKVIFASLTGDILLDALVGALFAMISYSSLAAVLLTATLAGAAVISLPVAIGLVIGANIGSGILAFMSTSMQNAAGRQVALGSLLYKLIGLLLIIPVLDPLVHWIDSLDFSPQEMVIGFHLLYNTARCLILLPSVGPMARLCAWLLPERPEVNGTAKPRHLDPTALVTPSLALANAARETLRMGDLLDNMLDASLDVLRGKQTAVTQEMRRMTDDVESLYSAIKLYLAQMPREDLGEHDSRRWAEIIELAINLKLAADLIERMLRKIQQQKTSQRRSFSEEGLEDLAGLQQQLISNLRLGLSVFLSGDRESARQLLREKRRFRAQERRLAHAHVSRLQRKIVQSIETSSLHLELIADMKRLNSLFCGSAYVVLEQADTGALATDDIADITHSP comes from the coding sequence ATGCTAACCCTGCTCAATCTGCTGTCCGCCGTCGCCCTGCTGATCTGGGGCACGCATATCGTCCGAACCGGCATCCTGCGGGTGTACGGCACCAATCTGCGCCATGTGATCGGCCAGAACATGTCCAGGCGCTGGCTTGCGTTCGTTGCCGGCATCGTCGTGACCGCGATGGTGCAGAGCAGTAACGCCACCGCGATGCTCGTTACCTCATTTGTCGGCCAAGGCCTGATGGCGCTGACGCCGGCGCTGGCGACCATGCTCGGCGCCGATGTCGGTACGGCGCTGATGGCGCGGGTGCTGACGTTCGACTTGTCGTGGCTGTCGCCGCTGCTGATTTTCGTCGGCGTGATTTTCTTCCTGTCGCGCAAACAGACGCGGCTCGGGCAGATGGGCCGGGTGTCGATTGGCCTTGGGCTGATCATCCTCGCGCTGCAACTGATCGTTGAAGCCGCCGCGCCGATCACTCACGCGCAAGGGGTGAAAGTGATTTTCGCTTCGCTGACCGGCGACATCCTTCTCGACGCCTTGGTCGGCGCGTTGTTCGCGATGATTTCCTATTCCAGCCTCGCCGCCGTGCTGCTCACCGCGACATTGGCCGGCGCGGCGGTGATCAGCCTGCCGGTGGCGATTGGCCTGGTGATCGGCGCCAACATCGGCAGCGGCATCCTCGCCTTCATGAGTACCAGCATGCAGAACGCTGCCGGCCGGCAAGTGGCGCTGGGCAGTCTGTTGTACAAACTGATCGGCCTGCTGCTGATCATTCCGGTGCTCGATCCGCTGGTGCACTGGATCGACAGTCTCGATTTCAGCCCGCAGGAAATGGTCATCGGCTTCCACCTGCTCTACAACACCGCACGCTGCCTGATTCTGCTGCCAAGCGTAGGGCCGATGGCGCGGCTGTGCGCCTGGCTGCTGCCGGAGCGCCCGGAAGTCAACGGCACCGCCAAGCCGCGCCACCTCGATCCGACCGCGTTGGTCACGCCGAGCCTGGCGCTGGCCAACGCCGCGCGGGAAACCCTGCGCATGGGCGATCTGCTCGACAACATGCTCGACGCTTCGCTCGATGTGTTGCGCGGCAAGCAGACGGCGGTGACTCAGGAAATGCGCCGCATGACCGACGACGTCGAGTCGCTGTACAGCGCGATCAAGCTGTATCTGGCGCAGATGCCTCGCGAAGACCTCGGCGAGCATGACAGTCGGCGCTGGGCGGAGATCATCGAGCTGGCGATCAACCTGAAGCTCGCCGCTGACCTGATTGAACGCATGCTGCGCAAGATCCAGCAGCAGAAGACTTCGCAGCGCCGCTCATTTTCCGAAGAAGGCCTGGAGGACCTGGCCGGGTTGCAGCAACAATTGATTTCGAACCTGCGCTTGGGCCTGTCGGTATTTCTCAGTGGCGACCGCGAAAGTGCACGGCAATTGCTGCGCGAGAAACGCCGCTTCCGCGCGCAGGAACGGCGCCTGGCCCACGCGCACGTCAGCCGTCTGCAACGCAAGATCGTGCAGAGTATCGAAACCAGTTCGCTGCATCTGGAGCTGATCGCCGATATGAAACGTTTGAATTCGCTGTTCTGCGGCAGCGCCTATGTGGTCCTGGAGCAGGCGGACACCGGCGCCCTGGCGACAGATGATATTGCCGACATCACGCATTCGCCTTGA